In the genome of Saccharomonospora viridis DSM 43017, one region contains:
- a CDS encoding ATP-binding protein, translating to MESSPTSPRGQQAIAWSCSALAAVYVVVASIVLAVGDSGGLLWLLPGALALAALAAYVVLTLRAAKVADESRAALANEHAALREVHSTFVWYLETLNSKSPATLPDAPSRPEAAEEFERMKNLVTRINNTYSAQRSAVHAAVVSLARRVQTTAHRMQEEAGRMVSRHPNDADVLETSMRVDHAAAQQARYAQSLAALCGERPGQQWSEPLPLSDVVRGAAGRITAYQRVEASGDPAIAVSARAVEPLIHIVAELLANAAQSSPPTTNVLVTLRHVQRGAVIEIDDCGVGMDDRRLEQARAIASGKKAVDLFLLGEVPQTGLASVGTYARTYGFRVDLGESVYGGVRAIVMVPSELTEPLPPDHATVSGQLALTRPRTPIETFNPVSSPPKSAETSEPTSSAPAESTPSPTPRETPREQPQEASATSTQPQEASATSASPASAASSAPPGEGLPSLPRRKSRRGEAVLENSNEVTMDIPAVPVDPQQSAKQAGQWMSAFLSSDRVATDMTATPNSPSDRRDIPEE from the coding sequence ATGGAATCTTCGCCGACCTCACCGCGTGGACAGCAGGCCATCGCATGGTCATGTAGTGCGCTCGCCGCCGTCTACGTGGTCGTCGCCTCGATTGTTCTTGCCGTCGGTGACAGTGGCGGACTGTTGTGGCTGTTGCCGGGCGCGCTCGCCCTGGCCGCGCTGGCCGCCTACGTCGTCCTGACGTTGCGTGCCGCCAAGGTGGCGGACGAGTCCCGTGCCGCGCTCGCGAACGAACATGCGGCGCTTCGCGAGGTCCACAGCACCTTCGTGTGGTACCTGGAGACGCTGAACAGCAAATCGCCGGCCACTTTGCCGGACGCTCCGTCCCGCCCTGAGGCGGCGGAGGAGTTCGAGCGCATGAAGAACCTGGTCACCAGGATCAACAACACCTACAGCGCCCAGCGCAGCGCTGTGCACGCCGCTGTCGTGTCGTTGGCGCGACGGGTCCAGACCACGGCGCACCGGATGCAGGAGGAAGCCGGTCGGATGGTCAGCCGGCACCCCAACGACGCCGACGTGCTGGAGACCAGCATGCGCGTGGACCACGCCGCGGCCCAGCAGGCGCGCTACGCGCAGTCCCTCGCCGCGCTGTGTGGGGAAAGGCCCGGTCAGCAATGGAGTGAGCCGCTGCCGCTGTCCGATGTCGTCCGCGGCGCGGCGGGCCGGATCACCGCCTATCAGCGCGTCGAGGCCTCCGGCGACCCGGCGATCGCCGTGTCCGCCCGGGCTGTGGAGCCGCTCATCCACATCGTCGCCGAACTGCTGGCCAACGCCGCACAGTCGTCGCCGCCGACCACCAACGTGCTCGTCACGCTTCGGCACGTGCAGCGCGGCGCGGTCATCGAGATCGACGACTGTGGCGTGGGTATGGACGACAGGAGGTTGGAGCAGGCACGCGCCATCGCGTCGGGGAAGAAGGCCGTCGACCTGTTCCTGCTCGGTGAAGTGCCGCAAACCGGTCTGGCCTCCGTCGGCACCTACGCGCGGACCTACGGGTTCCGCGTCGATCTCGGCGAGTCCGTGTACGGCGGTGTGCGCGCCATCGTGATGGTTCCGTCCGAATTGACCGAACCACTGCCCCCGGATCACGCCACGGTGAGCGGGCAGTTGGCGTTGACCCGCCCGCGCACTCCCATCGAGACCTTCAACCCGGTGTCGTCTCCGCCGAAGTCGGCCGAGACGTCGGAGCCGACGTCCTCGGCCCCGGCCGAATCCACCCCTTCGCCCACGCCCCGCGAGACCCCGCGGGAACAACCGCAGGAGGCGTCGGCCACCTCGACCCAACCGCAGGAGGCGTCGGCCACCTCGGCCTCTCCTGCCTCCGCGGCCTCCTCGGCTCCCCCCGGGGAGGGTTTGCCAAGCCTGCCACGCCGCAAATCGCGTCGGGGAGAGGCGGTTCTGGAGAACAGCAACGAGGTGACCATGGACATTCCCGCCGTCCCCGTCGATCCGCAACAGTCCGCGAAACAAGCGGGACAGTGGATGAGCGCGTTTCTCAGTTCGGACAGAGTCGCGACCGATATGACCGCGACGCCGAACTCGCCTTCCGACCGTCGTGACATTCCGGAGGAGTAA
- the nfi gene encoding deoxyribonuclease V (cleaves DNA at apurinic or apyrimidinic sites): MEVRLDEPWPTTVAEAVALQERLRHRVSAVDSRPGPVRTVAGVDVAYDRDSSRIAAAVVVLDYTTLEVVQTSTALSTATFPYEPGLFAFRELPAVVEALRGLSVDPDLLVCDGHGLAHPRRFGLACHLGVLTGIPTFGVAKTVFIGEFAPPATRRGSWSPLIVDTDVVGAALRTRSGVKPVFVSVGHRISLDTAREHTLTLCTQYRLPETTRQADRLSRTTLIEHTGPDGSGAT, translated from the coding sequence GTGGAAGTCCGGCTCGACGAACCGTGGCCGACGACCGTGGCGGAAGCCGTGGCCCTACAGGAACGGTTGCGGCACCGGGTGAGCGCGGTCGACTCCCGGCCGGGGCCGGTGCGCACGGTCGCGGGTGTGGACGTGGCCTACGACCGGGACTCGTCCCGAATCGCCGCGGCGGTGGTCGTGCTCGACTACACCACTTTGGAGGTGGTGCAAACCTCCACCGCACTGTCCACAGCGACATTTCCGTACGAACCGGGCCTATTCGCCTTCCGGGAATTGCCCGCGGTGGTCGAGGCCTTGCGCGGACTGAGCGTCGATCCGGACTTATTGGTATGCGACGGACACGGATTGGCGCATCCACGGCGGTTCGGTTTGGCCTGCCACCTCGGCGTGCTCACGGGCATACCGACGTTCGGGGTGGCGAAGACGGTATTCATCGGCGAATTCGCGCCTCCGGCGACCCGCCGGGGTTCGTGGTCACCGCTGATTGTGGACACCGACGTCGTCGGGGCGGCCCTGCGCACTCGCAGCGGCGTGAAACCGGTCTTCGTGTCGGTCGGTCATCGGATCAGTCTCGATACCGCGCGTGAGCACACTTTGACTTTGTGTACGCAGTATCGGCTTCCCGAAACGACCCGCCAGGCCGATCGACTCTCCCGCACGACCCTGATCGAGCACACCGGCCCTGACGGCTCCGGCGCTACATGA
- a CDS encoding thiamine pyrophosphate-requiring protein — protein sequence MTETVGDYVLRRLRDWGVELVFGYPGDGINGLISAFGEADNQPKFVQSRHEEMSAFQAVGYAKFSGAVGVCMATSGPGAIHLLNGLYDAKLDHVPVVAIVGQTARSAMGGSYQQEIDLQALLKDVASEYLVEVNVAQQLPNALDRAFRTAQSRRVPTALIIPADLQEQEYVPPQHAFKQVPSSPPSTPRTVPLPPEDEIARAAELINAGNRVAILAGQGARNATEELMRVADITGAGVAKALLGKDVLSDELPYVTGAIGLLGTRPSYELMRDCDTLLIVGSNLPYSQFFPDFGQARAVQIDIDGSAIGMRYPTEVNLVGEAKATLRSLLPLLERKTDTSWRETVERNVADWWATLRDQAMLDADPVNPMRVVHELSERIPEDALVTADSGSSTNWYARNLRMRGRMRGSLSGTLATMGAGVPYAIGAKFAYPDRPAVALVGDGAMQMNGLTELATIARYWRQWQDPRLVVCVFNNHDLNQVTWELRAMGGAPKFEESQSLPEVPYAEFARLVGLDGMTVDDPTDLGRAWDAALTADRPTVLDVHCDPELPPIPPHATFDQVKSMTEALLKGDPNAWHVLTQGVKTKAQEVLPSAR from the coding sequence ATGACCGAAACGGTCGGCGACTACGTACTCAGGCGACTGCGCGACTGGGGTGTCGAGCTGGTGTTCGGCTATCCCGGCGACGGCATCAACGGTCTCATCTCCGCGTTCGGCGAAGCAGACAATCAACCCAAATTCGTGCAATCCCGACACGAGGAGATGTCGGCTTTCCAAGCTGTGGGGTACGCCAAATTCAGTGGTGCGGTGGGTGTGTGCATGGCCACCTCCGGCCCCGGGGCCATCCACCTGCTCAACGGCCTGTACGACGCCAAACTCGACCACGTCCCCGTCGTCGCCATCGTCGGGCAGACCGCACGCAGCGCGATGGGCGGCAGCTACCAGCAGGAGATCGATCTCCAAGCGCTGCTGAAGGACGTCGCCTCCGAGTACCTCGTGGAGGTCAACGTCGCACAACAGCTTCCCAACGCCCTCGACCGCGCCTTCCGCACCGCGCAGTCACGCCGGGTCCCGACGGCACTGATCATCCCGGCCGACCTGCAGGAACAGGAGTACGTCCCGCCGCAGCACGCATTCAAGCAGGTGCCGTCCAGTCCGCCGAGCACACCGAGGACGGTGCCACTCCCGCCGGAGGACGAGATCGCCCGGGCCGCGGAACTGATCAACGCGGGGAACCGGGTGGCGATCCTCGCCGGACAGGGCGCCCGCAACGCCACCGAGGAGCTGATGCGCGTAGCCGACATCACCGGCGCCGGGGTGGCGAAGGCACTGCTGGGCAAGGACGTGCTCTCCGACGAACTCCCCTACGTCACCGGCGCGATCGGACTGCTCGGCACCCGACCCAGCTACGAACTCATGCGCGACTGCGACACGCTGCTGATCGTCGGCTCCAACCTGCCGTACTCGCAGTTCTTCCCCGATTTCGGTCAGGCCCGCGCCGTGCAGATCGACATCGACGGCAGCGCGATCGGGATGCGCTATCCGACCGAGGTGAACCTCGTCGGCGAGGCCAAGGCCACGTTGCGTTCGCTGCTGCCGCTGCTGGAACGCAAGACCGACACCTCATGGCGTGAGACGGTGGAACGCAACGTCGCCGACTGGTGGGCCACCCTGCGGGACCAGGCCATGCTCGACGCCGATCCGGTCAACCCCATGCGAGTGGTGCACGAACTGTCCGAACGCATCCCCGAGGACGCGCTCGTCACCGCCGACTCGGGATCGTCGACGAACTGGTACGCCCGGAACCTGAGGATGCGCGGACGCATGCGGGGCTCGCTGTCGGGCACACTCGCCACGATGGGCGCCGGGGTGCCGTACGCGATCGGCGCGAAGTTCGCCTATCCCGACCGACCGGCCGTGGCCCTCGTCGGTGACGGTGCCATGCAGATGAACGGCCTGACCGAACTCGCCACCATCGCCCGGTACTGGCGACAGTGGCAGGACCCCCGGCTCGTGGTGTGCGTGTTCAACAACCACGACCTCAACCAGGTCACGTGGGAGTTGCGCGCCATGGGTGGGGCACCGAAATTCGAGGAGTCACAGAGCCTGCCCGAGGTGCCCTACGCCGAATTCGCCAGGCTGGTCGGCCTCGACGGCATGACCGTGGACGACCCGACCGACCTGGGTCGGGCCTGGGACGCGGCGTTGACCGCCGACCGGCCGACCGTGCTCGACGTGCACTGCGACCCCGAACTGCCACCGATTCCGCCGCACGCCACGTTCGACCAGGTCAAGTCCATGACCGAAGCGCTGTTGAAAGGCGACCCGAACGCCTGGCACGTGCTGACACAGGGCGTCAAGACGAAGGCACAGGAGGTACTGCCGAGCGCGCGGTGA
- a CDS encoding citrate synthase has product MSDATAAQTGGEKIQLRLPSGEHELNVVRAVEGAPGIELGKLLAQTGYITYDPGFVNTGATASSITYIDGEQGVLRYRGYPIEQLAQHSTFIEVSYLLIYGELPTKQQLEEFANRINRHTLLHEDLKRFFDGFPRDAHPMPVLSSAVSALSTFYQDSLNPFDTESVELSTIRLMAKVPTIAAYAYKKSIGQPFLYPDNSLGLVENFLRMTFGLPAEPYELDPTMVKALDLLFLLHADHEQNCSTSTVRLVGSSEANLFASISAGIMALFGPLHGGANSAVLEMLERIKADGGDVDKFVSRVKNKEDGVRLMGFGHRVYKNYDPRAKIIKQTADEVLSKTGGGDELLDIAKRLEERALSDDYFIERKLYPNVDFYTGLIYRAMGFPTRFFTVLFALGRLPGWIAHWREMMSDPATKIGRPRQIYTGEKQRDYKPLSER; this is encoded by the coding sequence ATGTCCGACGCGACTGCGGCGCAGACCGGGGGCGAGAAGATACAACTCCGCCTGCCGAGTGGCGAGCACGAGTTGAACGTTGTTCGCGCCGTGGAGGGCGCACCCGGTATCGAGCTTGGGAAACTGCTCGCCCAAACCGGTTACATCACGTACGACCCGGGTTTCGTCAACACCGGCGCCACGGCTTCGTCGATCACGTACATCGACGGTGAACAGGGAGTCCTGCGCTACCGCGGTTACCCGATCGAACAGCTCGCGCAGCACTCGACGTTCATCGAGGTGTCGTACCTGCTGATCTACGGTGAGCTGCCCACGAAGCAGCAACTGGAGGAGTTCGCCAACCGGATCAACAGGCACACGCTGCTGCACGAGGACCTGAAGAGGTTCTTCGACGGCTTCCCGCGGGACGCGCACCCGATGCCGGTGCTGTCCAGCGCGGTGTCGGCGTTGTCGACCTTCTACCAGGACTCGCTCAACCCGTTCGACACCGAGAGCGTGGAGTTGTCCACCATCCGGCTGATGGCGAAGGTGCCGACGATCGCGGCCTACGCCTACAAGAAGTCGATCGGCCAGCCTTTCCTCTACCCGGACAACTCGCTGGGCCTGGTCGAGAACTTCCTCCGGATGACCTTCGGACTGCCTGCCGAGCCGTACGAGCTCGACCCGACGATGGTCAAGGCGCTCGACCTGCTGTTCCTCCTGCACGCCGATCACGAGCAGAACTGCTCCACGTCCACAGTGCGGCTGGTGGGTTCGTCGGAGGCGAACCTGTTCGCCAGCATTTCGGCGGGCATCATGGCCCTGTTCGGCCCGCTGCACGGTGGTGCGAACAGTGCCGTGCTGGAGATGCTGGAGCGCATCAAGGCCGACGGCGGTGACGTCGACAAGTTCGTCAGCCGGGTCAAGAACAAGGAGGACGGCGTTCGCCTGATGGGCTTCGGGCACCGGGTCTACAAGAACTACGACCCGCGCGCGAAGATCATCAAGCAGACGGCGGACGAGGTCCTGTCCAAGACCGGCGGTGGTGACGAGCTGCTCGACATCGCCAAGCGGCTGGAGGAGCGCGCGCTGTCCGATGACTACTTCATCGAGCGCAAGCTCTACCCGAACGTCGACTTCTACACCGGTCTGATCTACCGGGCCATGGGCTTCCCGACGCGGTTCTTCACCGTGCTGTTCGCTCTGGGACGCCTGCCCGGTTGGATCGCGCACTGGCGGGAGATGATGTCGGACCCGGCCACCAAGATCGGCCGTCCTCGCCAGATCTACACCGGTGAGAAGCAGCGCGACTACAAGCCGCTGTCGGAGCGCTGA
- a CDS encoding carbohydrate kinase family protein, giving the protein MIVSGGEALVDLVPAGAGGTLLAPRLGGGPYNVALAAARLGMPTAFFSRVSTDAFGDALLRRLEESGVDTSLVQRGPEPTMLAVVTLDEDSNAHYSFYAEGTADRLVTDPGPLPDSTEVLSVGTLGMALQPCAQVYEAMLRRESQRGVLTALDPNIRADMIADPDDYRARFASWLPSVHLVKLSVEDARWLTGATDPDDIMAAAQSWLDEGPQGVVLTKGAEGMSLITSAGVDVTVPTAPTKVVDTVGAGDTVQGAVLAWLVCNRVKDVSVLSAGDCRDMLEFAAEAAAVTVSRSGAEPPTAEELRKRV; this is encoded by the coding sequence GTGATTGTGTCCGGTGGTGAAGCACTTGTCGATCTCGTCCCCGCAGGTGCGGGCGGGACTCTGTTGGCTCCTCGTCTGGGCGGTGGCCCGTACAACGTCGCTCTCGCGGCCGCCCGGCTCGGGATGCCGACGGCGTTCTTCTCCCGGGTGTCGACCGACGCTTTCGGCGACGCCCTGCTCCGTCGGCTGGAGGAGTCTGGAGTGGACACGTCGTTGGTGCAACGTGGACCAGAGCCGACCATGCTCGCTGTGGTGACGTTGGACGAGGACTCCAACGCCCACTACAGCTTCTACGCCGAGGGCACCGCTGATCGACTGGTCACCGACCCGGGGCCGTTGCCCGACAGCACCGAGGTGCTGTCGGTGGGCACGCTCGGTATGGCGCTGCAACCCTGCGCACAGGTGTACGAGGCCATGCTGCGTCGCGAGAGTCAGCGGGGCGTGCTGACCGCGCTCGACCCCAACATCCGAGCCGACATGATCGCCGATCCGGACGACTACCGAGCCCGGTTCGCCTCCTGGTTGCCGTCCGTGCATCTTGTGAAACTCTCGGTGGAGGACGCTCGGTGGCTCACCGGCGCCACCGATCCGGACGACATCATGGCAGCCGCGCAATCGTGGCTCGACGAGGGACCTCAAGGTGTGGTCTTGACCAAAGGCGCCGAGGGCATGTCGTTGATCACGTCTGCGGGCGTCGATGTGACAGTCCCCACTGCACCGACGAAGGTCGTGGACACGGTCGGTGCCGGCGACACCGTGCAAGGCGCCGTCCTCGCGTGGCTGGTGTGTAACCGGGTCAAAGACGTATCAGTGCTGTCTGCGGGCGATTGTCGCGACATGTTGGAGTTCGCGGCGGAGGCCGCGGCCGTCACCGTGTCGCGTAGCGGAGCGGAGCCCCCGACGGCGGAAGAGCTTCGCAAAAGGGTGTGA
- a CDS encoding TetR/AcrR family transcriptional regulator, producing the protein MRSTGPRTRRQRALLAELEELFLAEGFLAFTLDDLAAKLRCSKTTLYALAPSKEQLSVKVVAHFFKGAAERIEARVAGIDDAAEAVRTYLSGVSAELERASAAFMADVAAFEPTRAVYAFNSEAAARRIRQFIADGVEQGVFRNDYADAIAEMAGILVESIQAGIVGARARTTDAEAFDALAELLLGGLRWGAPG; encoded by the coding sequence ATGCGTTCGACCGGCCCTCGCACTCGACGACAGCGCGCGTTGCTCGCCGAGCTGGAGGAGTTGTTCCTCGCCGAGGGTTTTTTGGCCTTCACCCTCGACGACCTGGCGGCGAAACTGCGTTGCTCCAAGACCACGCTGTACGCGTTGGCGCCGAGCAAGGAGCAGCTCTCGGTGAAGGTGGTCGCGCATTTCTTCAAGGGCGCGGCGGAGCGCATCGAGGCCAGGGTCGCGGGTATCGACGACGCCGCGGAGGCCGTGCGCACCTATCTGTCGGGGGTTTCCGCCGAACTGGAGCGGGCCTCGGCGGCGTTCATGGCCGATGTCGCCGCGTTCGAGCCCACCCGGGCCGTCTACGCGTTCAACTCCGAGGCGGCGGCTCGCCGGATCCGCCAGTTCATCGCCGACGGTGTCGAACAAGGGGTCTTTCGGAACGACTACGCCGACGCGATCGCCGAGATGGCCGGCATCCTCGTCGAGTCGATCCAGGCCGGGATCGTGGGGGCGCGGGCGCGCACCACCGACGCCGAGGCGTTCGACGCTTTAGCGGAGCTGCTGTTGGGCGGTTTGCGGTGGGGTGCTCCCGGCTGA
- a CDS encoding acyl-CoA dehydrogenase family protein: MPTRPTVQRLLPDTESEDLLALAREIAREELAPLAAEYEEKEIFPREQFRILGSAGLLGLPYPERWGGGDVPYEVYLQVLEEIAAAWMSVGVGLSVHTMSCYALAHYGSDEQRDRWLPAMLGGDLLGAYALSEPHAGSDAAALSTRARRDGDAYVVNGVKAWTTHGGQADYYTTMVRTSDDGGKGISCLLVDADTPGMSAAPPERKMGLTGSTTAQMIFEDARVDADRLIGAEGEGLRIALSSLASGRLGIAACSVGLAQAALDEAVAYAKQRTQFGKPIIDFQGLEFLLADMAAAVESARATYLDAARRRDRGLPFQKQSSIAKLVATDAAMKVTTDAVQVFGGAGYTRDFPVERYMREAKVPQIFEGTNQIQRLVIARELRKAY; the protein is encoded by the coding sequence ATGCCCACGAGGCCCACCGTGCAACGCCTGCTCCCCGACACCGAATCCGAGGACCTGCTGGCCCTCGCCCGCGAGATCGCCCGCGAGGAACTGGCCCCCCTGGCCGCCGAGTACGAGGAGAAGGAGATCTTCCCCCGCGAGCAGTTCCGCATCCTGGGCTCCGCGGGGCTGTTGGGACTGCCCTACCCGGAACGCTGGGGTGGCGGCGACGTGCCCTACGAGGTGTACCTCCAGGTCCTGGAGGAGATCGCCGCGGCGTGGATGTCGGTCGGGGTCGGTCTGTCGGTGCACACGATGTCGTGCTACGCGCTGGCCCACTACGGCAGCGACGAACAACGCGACCGTTGGCTTCCCGCCATGCTGGGCGGCGACCTCCTCGGTGCGTACGCGCTGTCGGAACCGCACGCCGGGTCGGACGCCGCCGCGCTGTCCACCCGGGCCCGACGGGACGGCGACGCCTACGTGGTCAACGGGGTCAAGGCGTGGACCACCCACGGCGGACAGGCCGACTACTACACGACGATGGTGCGCACGTCGGACGACGGGGGCAAAGGCATCAGCTGCCTGCTCGTGGACGCGGACACACCGGGCATGTCGGCCGCACCGCCCGAGCGGAAGATGGGGCTCACCGGGTCCACCACAGCGCAGATGATCTTCGAGGACGCCCGTGTGGACGCCGATCGACTCATCGGCGCCGAGGGCGAGGGATTGAGGATCGCACTGTCGTCGCTGGCGTCCGGACGCCTCGGGATCGCCGCGTGTTCGGTGGGTCTGGCGCAGGCGGCGCTCGACGAGGCCGTCGCCTACGCGAAGCAGCGCACCCAGTTCGGCAAGCCGATCATCGACTTCCAAGGACTGGAGTTCCTGCTCGCGGACATGGCCGCCGCCGTGGAATCGGCGCGCGCGACCTATCTCGACGCCGCCCGCCGTAGGGACCGGGGGCTGCCCTTCCAGAAGCAGTCGTCGATAGCCAAGCTGGTCGCCACCGACGCCGCCATGAAGGTGACCACGGACGCCGTGCAGGTGTTCGGCGGCGCCGGGTACACCCGCGACTTCCCGGTCGAGCGGTACATGCGCGAGGCGAAGGTGCCGCAGATCTTCGAGGGCACCAACCAGATCCAGCGCCTGGTCATCGCGCGGGAACTGCGTAAGGCCTACTGA
- a CDS encoding amidohydrolase, with amino-acid sequence MTTAIIGGYVVPVDGDPIDGGTVLLDQGKIVAVGTQADVEVPDDAELVDASGSWVLPGFIDAHVHLGVHEDGEGWSGNDTNEMTDPNGARFRAIDGIDPYEVGFDDALAGGVTSVVIKPGSGNPIGGETVGVKTWGRTVVDMLFADRISVKSALGENPKRVYGEKDKTPATRLGVAAVLREAFTEARNYAARREHARAEGKPFEVDLALETLSRVLDGELYWDQHTHRADDIVTAVRLAEEFGYKLVVNHGTEAHLVADFLAERDIPVILGPLFTSRSKVELRQRTLRSAGILARAGVRLAITTDHPVVPINFLVHQATLAVKEGLDPDTALRALTVNPAQILGLDERVGALKPGLDADVVIWSGDPLDVMSRALRVFVRGRQVYHFDETTGEGVVADRRYRE; translated from the coding sequence ATGACAACTGCGATCATTGGCGGCTACGTGGTGCCCGTCGACGGTGATCCGATCGACGGCGGCACCGTGTTGCTGGATCAGGGCAAGATCGTCGCGGTGGGCACGCAGGCCGACGTGGAGGTGCCCGACGACGCCGAACTCGTCGACGCCTCCGGTTCGTGGGTGTTGCCCGGCTTCATCGACGCGCACGTGCATCTGGGGGTCCACGAGGACGGCGAGGGTTGGTCGGGCAACGACACCAACGAGATGACCGACCCCAACGGTGCTCGTTTCCGGGCCATCGACGGCATCGACCCGTACGAGGTCGGCTTCGACGACGCGTTGGCCGGTGGCGTCACCAGCGTGGTGATCAAACCCGGCTCCGGCAACCCCATCGGCGGGGAGACGGTCGGCGTCAAGACGTGGGGACGCACGGTCGTCGACATGCTGTTCGCCGACCGGATCAGCGTCAAAAGCGCGCTCGGTGAGAACCCCAAGCGGGTCTACGGTGAGAAGGACAAGACCCCGGCCACGCGGCTCGGGGTGGCCGCGGTGCTGCGGGAGGCGTTCACCGAGGCGCGCAACTACGCCGCCCGCCGGGAGCACGCCCGCGCGGAGGGCAAACCGTTCGAGGTCGACCTCGCACTGGAGACCCTCAGCCGGGTCCTCGACGGCGAGCTGTACTGGGACCAGCACACCCACCGTGCCGACGACATCGTCACGGCCGTGCGGCTGGCTGAGGAGTTCGGCTACAAGCTGGTCGTCAACCACGGCACCGAGGCGCATCTGGTCGCCGACTTCCTCGCCGAACGCGACATCCCGGTGATCCTCGGCCCGCTGTTCACCTCGAGGTCGAAGGTCGAGCTGCGCCAGCGCACGTTGCGGTCGGCGGGCATCCTCGCCCGTGCCGGGGTGCGGCTGGCCATCACCACCGACCACCCGGTGGTCCCGATCAACTTCCTCGTCCACCAGGCCACGCTCGCGGTCAAGGAAGGGCTGGACCCGGACACGGCGTTGCGTGCGTTGACCGTCAACCCGGCCCAGATACTCGGCCTCGACGAGCGCGTGGGCGCGCTCAAGCCGGGCTTGGACGCCGACGTGGTGATCTGGTCGGGTGATCCGCTCGACGTCATGAGCCGTGCTCTGCGCGTGTTCGTCCGGGGCCGCCAGGTGTACCACTTCGACGAGACCACGGGCGAGGGCGTCGTGGCCGACCGCAGGTATCGGGAGTAG
- a CDS encoding aldose 1-epimerase family protein: MANPTGEQFELTRGNARAVVTEIGAGLRAFEINKVPYLETFEEDAEPPKAAGQVLLPWPNRTKGARWIFDGEPQELEVTEEARGNAIHGLVRDKEWELLEHGEWFIRLAVEVGAAPGWPVPLHAEIVYDLAPRGLTVTHEVRNEGDRPIGFGVGAHPYLRIGDVPTDELTLTLAASRVRPYVAEEQLPFGEEIDVEGTDYDLRTGRIVGGLDLDTAFGGLTPAADGRHHHLLSHGDTTVDLWADADFRWVQVFTPSDYPGRGRAIAIEPMTCPADALNSGTDLITLEPGASWRGSWGIQVDIR; the protein is encoded by the coding sequence ATGGCGAATCCGACGGGGGAACAGTTCGAACTGACCAGGGGTAACGCCCGTGCCGTGGTCACCGAGATCGGTGCGGGACTACGGGCGTTCGAGATCAACAAGGTGCCGTACCTGGAGACGTTCGAGGAGGACGCGGAACCCCCGAAGGCGGCGGGGCAGGTGTTGCTGCCGTGGCCCAACCGCACGAAGGGCGCACGCTGGATTTTCGACGGAGAACCCCAGGAGCTGGAAGTCACCGAGGAGGCGCGGGGTAACGCCATCCACGGCCTGGTTCGGGACAAGGAATGGGAGCTGCTCGAACACGGTGAGTGGTTCATCCGACTCGCGGTGGAGGTCGGTGCGGCGCCCGGTTGGCCGGTCCCGCTACACGCGGAGATCGTCTACGACCTGGCGCCGCGCGGACTGACCGTGACGCACGAGGTGCGCAACGAGGGGGACAGGCCCATCGGCTTCGGGGTGGGTGCGCATCCGTATCTGCGGATCGGCGACGTGCCCACCGACGAGTTGACGTTGACGCTGGCCGCTTCGCGGGTCCGTCCCTACGTCGCCGAGGAGCAGTTGCCGTTCGGCGAGGAGATCGACGTCGAGGGCACCGACTACGATTTGCGTACCGGTCGGATCGTGGGTGGTCTGGACCTGGACACGGCCTTCGGGGGTTTGACGCCGGCCGCCGACGGTAGGCATCACCACCTGCTGTCCCACGGTGACACGACGGTGGATCTGTGGGCGGACGCCGATTTCAGGTGGGTGCAGGTGTTCACCCCGTCGGACTATCCGGGGCGGGGTAGGGCGATCGCGATCGAGCCCATGACCTGCCCGGCTGATGCGTTGAATTCGGGAACCGACCTCATCACGCTGGAGCCCGGCGCCTCCTGGCGAGGCAGCTGGGGGATCCAAGTGGATATTCGTTAG
- a CDS encoding SchA/CurD-like domain-containing protein, with protein sequence MPYAAISYRVKEGYEDDLARLFSNIGRVSSPVLHDESGKEVGMLLGTAVFIEGPMIVRFIHYSGGTLEDVARHMSHQPAVHNFEEALQPYLAEERDTTTPEAFREFFTKSTMRCLTQASLESWKAEAAGAQPESE encoded by the coding sequence ATGCCGTACGCAGCGATCAGCTATCGGGTCAAGGAGGGCTACGAGGACGACCTCGCCCGGCTCTTCTCGAACATCGGCCGGGTGAGTTCGCCGGTGCTGCACGATGAGTCCGGGAAGGAGGTCGGCATGCTCCTCGGGACCGCCGTGTTCATCGAAGGCCCCATGATCGTCCGCTTCATCCACTATTCGGGCGGCACGTTGGAGGACGTGGCCCGACACATGTCGCACCAACCCGCCGTGCACAACTTCGAAGAAGCGCTACAGCCGTATCTGGCCGAGGAGCGGGACACGACGACACCGGAGGCGTTCCGGGAATTCTTCACCAAGAGCACCATGCGGTGTCTGACCCAGGCCTCTCTGGAGAGCTGGAAAGCCGAGGCGGCGGGCGCGCAGCCCGAATCGGAGTAG